In Pectobacterium aroidearum, the following are encoded in one genomic region:
- the pemA gene encoding pectinesterase PemA — MIKASNLCKTLTLAMLISSPWSLAQAADYNALVSTNAGDANAYKTITEAIASAPADSSPFVIYVKNGVYHERLTITRPNIHLQGESRDGTVITATTAAGTLKPDGSKWGTYGSNTVKVDAPDFSARSLTISNDFDYPANQAKANDDPTKLKDSQAVALLVAENSDRAWFHDVSLTGYQDTLYVKGGRSFFSQCRISGTVDFIFGNGTALFDDCDIVARNRTDVKDQPLGYLTAPSTDIKQKYGLVITNSRVIKEKDVPAKSYGLGRPWHPTTTFEDGRYADPNAIGQTVFLNTSMDDHIYGWDKMSGKDKQGEKIWFHPQDSRFFEYKSSGKGAEKNDQRRQLSDAEAAEYTADKVLAGWVPTAPKGK, encoded by the coding sequence ATGATAAAAGCCTCAAACCTCTGCAAAACGCTGACCTTAGCTATGCTAATTTCCTCACCGTGGTCGTTAGCGCAGGCAGCCGACTACAATGCTCTCGTTTCCACCAATGCAGGGGACGCCAACGCCTACAAAACCATTACAGAAGCCATCGCCAGCGCACCGGCAGACAGCTCGCCGTTTGTTATCTATGTGAAAAATGGCGTCTACCACGAGCGGCTGACCATTACACGCCCTAACATTCATCTACAGGGCGAAAGCCGTGACGGCACCGTGATCACCGCGACAACCGCAGCCGGCACGCTCAAACCCGATGGCAGTAAATGGGGAACCTATGGCAGCAACACGGTGAAGGTCGATGCTCCCGATTTCAGCGCCCGTTCTCTGACCATCAGCAATGATTTCGATTACCCGGCCAATCAGGCCAAAGCCAATGACGACCCCACCAAGCTAAAAGACTCGCAGGCCGTTGCGCTGCTGGTTGCTGAAAATAGCGATCGCGCATGGTTCCATGATGTCAGCCTGACGGGCTATCAGGACACATTATATGTGAAAGGTGGGCGCAGCTTCTTCTCGCAATGCCGTATCAGTGGCACCGTTGATTTCATCTTTGGCAACGGTACCGCACTCTTTGACGATTGCGACATCGTTGCGCGCAACCGTACCGACGTGAAAGATCAGCCTCTCGGCTATCTCACCGCCCCCAGCACCGACATTAAGCAAAAATATGGCCTGGTCATTACCAATAGCCGGGTGATTAAAGAGAAAGACGTCCCGGCGAAAAGCTATGGTTTGGGTCGTCCTTGGCATCCAACGACCACCTTTGAAGATGGCCGTTATGCCGACCCTAACGCTATCGGCCAGACCGTCTTCCTGAACACCAGCATGGACGACCACATCTATGGCTGGGACAAAATGTCCGGCAAAGATAAACAAGGCGAGAAAATCTGGTTCCATCCGCAGGACTCACGCTTTTTCGAGTATAAATCCAGCGGAAAAGGCGCAGAGAAAAACGATCAGCGCCGCCAGTTAAGCGACGCGGAAGCAGCAGAATATACAGCAGACAAAGTGCTGGCAGGCTGGGTGCCTACCGCGCCGAAAGGGAAGTAG
- a CDS encoding 3-phenylpropionate MFS transporter: protein MVLQSTRWLALSYFTYFFCYGVFLPFWGGWLKGEGLSAESIGMLLGAGLVARFVGSLVITPSVKDPSKLITVLRGLALLSLELVVGFWLGNAWLWLMIVMIGFNLFFAPLVPLTDALAATWQRQIVMDYGKVRVWGSIAFVIASAATGELVAIWGHPAILAILSAGLAVMLLGMLLRPSVMPQAAASTAQSVSVTPWKTLLTEPAVWRFLLCVSLLQGAHAAYYGFSVIYWQDSGYSASIIGYLWSLGVVAEIVIFTFSQRLFRRWSARQLLLLSAVCGVVRWGLMGSTVALPWLIVIQILHCGTFTVCHLAAMRFIAARSGGDILRLQALYSALAMGGSIAVMTMVSGFLFEHLQGGTFWVMALLAVPALFIRPSVSHRAAVEKV from the coding sequence ATGGTTTTGCAATCGACGCGCTGGCTGGCGCTGAGCTATTTCACTTACTTTTTTTGTTATGGCGTTTTCCTGCCGTTTTGGGGCGGGTGGCTGAAAGGCGAGGGGCTGTCCGCCGAGTCGATCGGGATGCTGCTGGGGGCGGGTCTGGTGGCGCGCTTCGTCGGTAGTTTGGTCATCACGCCCAGTGTGAAAGATCCGTCCAAACTGATTACGGTATTACGTGGACTGGCGTTACTGTCACTGGAGCTGGTCGTTGGTTTTTGGCTGGGTAATGCCTGGCTGTGGCTGATGATAGTGATGATTGGGTTTAACCTGTTTTTCGCGCCGCTGGTGCCGCTGACCGATGCATTAGCAGCAACCTGGCAGCGGCAGATCGTGATGGATTATGGCAAGGTGCGGGTTTGGGGGTCGATAGCGTTCGTTATCGCCTCTGCGGCGACGGGGGAACTGGTCGCTATCTGGGGACATCCCGCGATTCTGGCGATTCTCAGTGCGGGGCTGGCTGTCATGCTGTTAGGCATGCTGCTTCGCCCCAGCGTGATGCCGCAAGCCGCAGCGTCGACGGCACAGTCGGTTAGCGTGACGCCGTGGAAAACCTTGCTGACTGAGCCTGCGGTATGGCGTTTCCTGCTTTGTGTATCCCTGCTACAGGGCGCGCACGCGGCTTACTATGGTTTCAGCGTTATTTATTGGCAAGACTCAGGCTATTCCGCCTCAATTATCGGCTATCTCTGGTCATTAGGTGTGGTCGCGGAAATTGTCATCTTTACCTTCAGCCAGCGTCTGTTTCGGCGCTGGAGCGCCAGACAGCTTCTGCTGCTCTCAGCCGTGTGTGGCGTGGTGCGCTGGGGGTTAATGGGCTCGACGGTGGCTCTGCCGTGGCTGATTGTGATACAGATATTGCACTGTGGCACGTTCACTGTGTGCCACCTGGCCGCGATGCGTTTTATCGCGGCACGTTCTGGTGGTGACATTCTGCGGCTACAGGCGTTGTATTCCGCGCTGGCGATGGGGGGCAGTATCGCGGTGATGACGATGGTATCCGGCTTCCTGTTTGAGCATTTACAGGGCGGCACGTTCTGGGTGATGGCGCTGCTGGCGGTGCCGGCACTGTTTATCCGGCCTTCTGTCAGCCACCGTGCTGCGGTCGAAAAGGTCTAA
- the hmpA gene encoding NO-inducible flavohemoprotein, with product MLDNQTIAIVKSTIPLLAETGPKLTAHFYDRMFTHNPELKDIFNMSNQRNGDQREALFNAICAYATNIENLAALLPAVERIAQKHASFNIQADQYQIVGNHLLATLDEMFSPGQEVLDAWGKAYGVLANVFIQREGDIYRSTEAKNGGWSGVRPFRIVNKQPQSSVITSFTLEPTDGQPIADFQAGQYLAVYVKHDSFANQEIRQYSLTHAPNGKSYRIAVKREAQGTVSGYLHDTAREGDIIHLAAPHGDFFLDIPASTPVALISGGVGQTPMLGMLHTLKQQDHQAKVLWLHAAENGTAHAFADEIKQTGESLPQFQHHIWYREPQQADRPGEDYHHSGLMQLASLKDELATPDMRYYLCGPVVFMQFVAQQLLAIGIPAEQLHYECFGPHKVV from the coding sequence ATGCTGGATAACCAAACTATCGCCATTGTTAAATCGACCATTCCTCTGCTGGCGGAAACCGGCCCGAAACTGACCGCACATTTTTACGATCGCATGTTTACGCACAATCCTGAGCTCAAAGATATTTTTAATATGAGCAACCAGCGCAATGGCGATCAGCGGGAAGCGTTGTTCAATGCTATTTGTGCTTATGCGACGAATATCGAAAACCTGGCCGCGCTGCTGCCTGCAGTTGAGCGTATCGCCCAGAAGCACGCCAGCTTTAACATTCAGGCCGATCAGTATCAGATCGTGGGTAATCATTTATTGGCAACGCTGGATGAAATGTTTAGCCCAGGACAGGAGGTGCTGGACGCCTGGGGTAAAGCCTATGGCGTGCTGGCGAATGTCTTCATCCAGCGCGAAGGCGATATCTACCGCAGCACTGAAGCGAAAAACGGCGGCTGGAGCGGCGTGCGACCTTTCCGCATTGTGAACAAGCAGCCGCAAAGTTCCGTCATTACCAGCTTCACGCTGGAACCCACCGACGGCCAACCTATTGCTGATTTTCAAGCAGGTCAATATCTGGCGGTTTACGTCAAACATGACAGTTTTGCCAATCAGGAGATTCGCCAATACTCTCTGACCCATGCGCCAAATGGGAAATCCTACCGAATTGCGGTTAAACGTGAAGCGCAAGGCACCGTTTCCGGCTATCTGCATGATACCGCGCGCGAAGGCGACATCATTCATCTGGCGGCTCCGCACGGCGATTTCTTCCTTGATATCCCCGCTTCTACACCCGTAGCCCTGATTTCCGGCGGCGTCGGGCAAACCCCTATGCTGGGTATGCTGCATACGCTAAAACAACAGGATCATCAGGCGAAGGTGTTATGGCTACACGCAGCAGAGAACGGCACTGCGCATGCGTTTGCGGATGAAATCAAACAAACGGGAGAATCGTTGCCGCAGTTCCAGCATCACATCTGGTATCGCGAACCACAGCAGGCCGATCGCCCTGGCGAAGATTACCATCACAGTGGATTGATGCAGTTGGCCTCGCTAAAAGATGAATTGGCCACGCCAGATATGCGCTATTACCTGTGTGGCCCCGTGGTGTTCATGCAGTTTGTTGCACAGCAATTGCTGGCAATCGGGATCCCGGCTGAGCAGCTACATTACGAATGTTTTGGTCCGCATAAAGTTGTCTAA
- the glnB gene encoding nitrogen regulatory protein P-II yields MKKIDAIIKPFKLDDVREALAEVGITGMTVTEVKGFGRQKGHTELYRGAEYMVDFLPKVKIEIVVADDIVDTCVETITQTAQTGKIGDGKIFVFDVARVVRIRTGEEDEEAI; encoded by the coding sequence ATGAAGAAAATTGATGCGATTATTAAGCCGTTCAAACTGGACGATGTGCGTGAAGCGTTAGCTGAAGTGGGCATCACAGGGATGACGGTAACGGAAGTTAAAGGCTTTGGTCGTCAGAAAGGCCACACCGAGCTGTATCGCGGCGCAGAATACATGGTCGACTTTCTGCCAAAAGTAAAAATCGAAATTGTCGTGGCGGATGATATCGTCGATACCTGTGTAGAAACTATCACGCAGACCGCGCAGACGGGGAAAATCGGCGACGGTAAAATCTTTGTCTTTGATGTCGCGCGTGTAGTCCGTATTCGTACCGGTGAAGAGGACGAGGAAGCGATTTAA
- the glyA gene encoding serine hydroxymethyltransferase, with translation MLKREMNIADYDVDLWQAMEQEVVRQEEHIELIASENYTSPRVMQAQGSQLTNKYAEGYPGKRYYGGCEYVDIVEQLAIDRAKALFGADYANVQPHSGSQANFAVYTALLQPGDTILGMNLAHGGHLTHGSPVNLSGKLYNVIPYGIDESGKIDYDEMAELARTHKPKMIVGGFSAYSGVVDWAKMREIADSIGAYLFVDMAHVAGLIAADVYPNPVPHAHIVTTTTHKTLAGPRGGLILAKGGDEELYKKLNSAVFPGGQGGPLMHVIAGKAVALKEAMEPEFKVYQQQVAKNAKAMVEVFLSRGFNVVSGGTSNHLFLLDLVSKNLTGKEADAALGRANITVNKNSVPNDPKSPFVTSGIRIGTPAATRRGFKEAEVRELAGWICDVLDNINDEATIERVKQKVLDICARFPVYA, from the coding sequence ATGTTAAAGCGTGAAATGAACATTGCCGATTATGATGTCGACCTGTGGCAAGCAATGGAGCAAGAAGTGGTGCGTCAGGAAGAGCACATTGAACTGATTGCGTCAGAAAACTACACCAGCCCACGCGTTATGCAGGCTCAAGGGTCTCAGCTGACGAACAAGTATGCTGAAGGTTATCCGGGCAAACGTTACTACGGTGGCTGTGAGTATGTGGACATCGTTGAGCAACTGGCTATCGACCGTGCGAAGGCGCTGTTCGGTGCCGATTATGCCAACGTACAGCCGCACTCTGGCTCTCAGGCTAACTTTGCTGTTTACACCGCGCTGCTGCAGCCGGGCGACACCATTCTGGGGATGAACCTGGCGCACGGTGGTCACCTGACGCACGGTTCTCCGGTTAACCTGTCGGGCAAACTGTATAACGTTATTCCTTACGGTATCGATGAAAGCGGCAAAATTGACTACGACGAAATGGCTGAACTGGCGCGTACGCACAAGCCAAAAATGATCGTCGGCGGTTTCTCTGCTTACTCTGGCGTGGTTGACTGGGCGAAGATGCGTGAAATCGCTGACAGCATCGGCGCTTACCTGTTTGTCGATATGGCGCACGTTGCAGGCCTGATTGCCGCTGATGTTTACCCTAACCCGGTTCCTCATGCTCACATCGTGACCACGACGACGCACAAAACACTGGCTGGCCCACGCGGTGGCCTGATTCTGGCGAAAGGCGGCGACGAAGAGCTGTACAAAAAGCTGAACTCTGCTGTTTTCCCTGGTGGCCAGGGGGGGCCGTTGATGCACGTTATCGCGGGTAAAGCGGTTGCGCTGAAAGAAGCCATGGAGCCTGAATTTAAGGTTTATCAGCAGCAGGTCGCGAAAAACGCCAAAGCGATGGTTGAAGTCTTCCTGTCACGTGGTTTCAACGTCGTTTCTGGTGGAACCAGCAACCACCTGTTCCTGCTGGATCTGGTTAGCAAAAACCTGACCGGTAAAGAAGCTGATGCTGCGCTGGGTCGTGCGAATATCACCGTAAACAAAAACAGCGTGCCTAACGATCCGAAGAGCCCGTTCGTGACTTCTGGTATCCGTATCGGTACGCCAGCGGCAACCCGTCGCGGCTTTAAAGAAGCGGAAGTGCGTGAACTGGCTGGCTGGATCTGTGATGTGTTGGATAACATCAACGACGAAGCGACCATTGAACGTGTGAAACAGAAAGTTCTGGATATCTGCGCCCGCTTCCCGGTTTACGCATAA
- the qseG gene encoding two-component system QseEF-associated lipoprotein QseG, which produces MNAWFMKGWFTNSVFSRLLKATLMSSPLVLAACNSHVNHGSALLEAETAPPKEQVADFRIAQCEHLWQIDDRESMNNALYWLRAMDCAGRLTQFQAREEAGLVAGDSWDSAFKQGILLDNAGITQVERRQVLEQINLYRLAFPAALRPLMQTWRDRQTLFLALSDERLRYKRLQESSDKQLDALRVQQNHLQYQLETTTQKLENLTDIERQLSSRKQLSGEMPDNDTDRRSGTGVRDGSRNSTTKSRSEPVDADDTYTPPMESHTDKPTTKKESTRQ; this is translated from the coding sequence ATGAATGCATGGTTTATGAAGGGATGGTTTACGAATAGCGTATTTTCCCGCCTTTTGAAGGCGACGCTTATGTCGTCGCCACTCGTTTTAGCGGCGTGTAATAGCCATGTGAACCATGGCTCGGCCTTGCTGGAAGCAGAAACTGCCCCACCGAAAGAGCAGGTTGCGGATTTCCGTATCGCACAATGTGAACACCTGTGGCAGATAGACGATCGTGAATCCATGAATAATGCGCTTTACTGGTTGCGTGCGATGGACTGTGCCGGACGTTTGACACAATTCCAGGCTCGTGAGGAAGCCGGGCTGGTTGCGGGGGATAGCTGGGATAGCGCGTTTAAGCAGGGCATTCTGTTGGATAATGCCGGTATTACTCAGGTTGAGCGGCGTCAGGTGCTGGAACAGATCAATCTATACCGTTTGGCTTTCCCTGCGGCGCTGCGTCCGCTGATGCAAACCTGGCGTGACAGACAAACGCTGTTTCTGGCGCTGTCGGATGAACGCCTGCGCTATAAGCGTTTACAGGAATCCAGCGACAAACAGCTGGACGCCCTGCGTGTCCAGCAAAATCATCTGCAATACCAGTTAGAAACGACCACGCAGAAACTGGAAAACTTGACGGATATTGAACGTCAACTGTCGTCGCGTAAGCAACTGTCGGGAGAAATGCCGGATAACGATACCGATCGTCGTAGCGGTACAGGTGTTAGAGACGGTTCGCGCAATTCGACAACGAAATCCAGAAGTGAGCCAGTGGATGCGGATGATACCTATACGCCGCCGATGGAATCGCATACGGACAAACCGACGACGAAGAAGGAGTCAACAAGACAATGA
- a CDS encoding HAMP domain-containing sensor histidine kinase — protein sequence MISLKRWRLFPRSLRQLVIMAFLLVLLPLLVLAYQAYQSLNMLSEQAADINRTTLADARRSEAMTSVALAMERSYRQYCVLDDQTLATLYQNQRKQYSQMLDSHAQVLPDPRYYQTLRQLLTQLGEIRCHNSGPEQTASSLLEGFSRANGQMVQVTRDVVFSRGQQLQQAISERGQFFGWQALLLFLVSVMLVVLFTRMIIGPVNGVERMINRLGEGRSLGNTSTFKGPREIRTLAQRIIWLSERLSWLESQRHEFLRHISHELKTPLASLREGTELLADEVVGPLTADQKEVVAILDSSSRHLLQLIDQLLDYNRKLADTPTELERVEIEEIVDIVVSSHSLPARAKMIHTDVALDIGHCWAETTLLMRVIDNLYSNAVHYGKESGNIWIYSRQIGNRVQIDVANSGTPIPDAERGMIFEPFYQGSHQRRGAVKGSGLGLSIARDCIRRMRGELSLITVDYADVCFRIELPLLSDNE from the coding sequence ATGATTTCTTTGAAACGATGGCGTTTATTCCCGCGTTCCCTGCGGCAATTAGTAATTATGGCGTTCTTGTTGGTGCTGCTACCGCTGCTGGTACTGGCCTATCAGGCTTACCAAAGTCTGAACATGCTGAGCGAACAGGCTGCCGATATCAACCGGACAACGCTGGCGGATGCCCGCCGCAGTGAGGCGATGACCAGCGTGGCGCTGGCGATGGAGCGTAGCTACCGGCAATACTGCGTATTGGACGATCAGACGCTGGCAACGCTCTACCAGAACCAGCGTAAACAGTATTCGCAAATGCTGGACTCTCACGCGCAGGTGTTGCCCGATCCCCGCTATTACCAAACACTGCGGCAACTGCTTACTCAGCTCGGTGAGATACGCTGCCATAACAGCGGCCCGGAACAAACCGCATCGAGCCTGCTGGAGGGTTTTTCTCGCGCGAACGGACAGATGGTGCAGGTGACGCGCGACGTTGTTTTCTCTCGCGGGCAACAGCTTCAGCAGGCTATTTCCGAGCGCGGCCAGTTCTTCGGCTGGCAGGCGTTGCTCTTATTTCTGGTCAGCGTGATGCTGGTGGTCCTCTTTACGCGGATGATTATCGGCCCGGTTAATGGCGTAGAGCGGATGATCAACCGCCTTGGTGAAGGCCGTTCGCTGGGGAACACCAGCACGTTCAAAGGCCCGCGTGAGATTCGGACGCTGGCGCAGCGCATTATCTGGCTGAGTGAGCGTCTGTCCTGGCTGGAATCGCAGCGGCATGAATTCTTACGCCATATCTCCCATGAACTCAAGACGCCATTGGCGAGCCTGCGGGAAGGCACTGAGCTGCTTGCCGACGAGGTGGTTGGCCCACTGACTGCCGACCAGAAGGAGGTCGTCGCTATTCTCGATAGCAGCAGCCGCCACCTGCTACAGCTGATCGATCAACTGCTGGACTATAACCGCAAACTGGCGGATACACCGACCGAGCTGGAACGTGTTGAAATCGAAGAAATCGTCGATATCGTCGTGTCGTCCCACAGTCTCCCCGCTCGTGCCAAAATGATTCATACCGATGTGGCATTGGACATTGGGCACTGCTGGGCGGAGACGACGCTGTTGATGCGAGTGATTGATAATCTCTATTCCAATGCGGTGCACTACGGTAAGGAATCCGGTAACATTTGGATTTATAGCCGTCAGATTGGCAATCGCGTTCAGATTGATGTCGCCAACAGTGGTACGCCCATTCCCGACGCAGAGCGGGGTATGATTTTTGAGCCCTTTTATCAGGGAAGTCACCAGCGTCGTGGTGCGGTTAAAGGAAGCGGGTTGGGGCTGAGCATTGCGCGTGATTGCATTCGTCGTATGCGTGGTGAGCTTAGCCTGATTACCGTGGACTATGCTGATGTGTGTTTCCGTATCGAGCTGCCCTTATTGTCCGATAACGAATAG
- the paeY gene encoding pectin acetylesterase PaeY, translated as MAKRFSESVALALILSAPFTLVNAKTPAAAHQTAAPESAKWLSGSTLGEKTGLSGNVTARDIHLPATIIIRDQQGQKRQTQTDDQGKYHLDISGLTPPLRLLAIESGGNNCLLNNISRAICLSAVAPSMHDGKENIANINPLTDRITSDIAVAAGYIGPQQLTDDTASPKMDAAEWKKAYADFHAGFNDALKQVGISAPTRFDPLTYSAAQQEAVTKIVSVINHNRNYHNDTGYSGHTVLTDSAFHPIVGLNNKGDYEPLDYRSARQSLDAIQKAQTRIFIVGDSTAATYEKMRFPRMGWGQVFEQQFSKNSGVKVVNGTRAGRSSRDYFYEGWFRQMQPLMKEGDFLFIQMGHNDQNCNSAKAVRGPADVANLCTYPNDAAGKKQAPQGKADMSFQTSLERYITFARQHKLTPVLLTPTTRVKTAEGKNGTPAVHSHFTKQNAENGYAFVGDYSQTIKDTAADNKVVLLDIEPATIALANQGNSDHWKQYWLVIDPKKYPYYRDQAGSLSKPDTTHFQKKGAIAVAEIVADAIRQEPALASLAEKTVSKHK; from the coding sequence ATGGCAAAACGTTTTTCAGAAAGTGTGGCTTTAGCTCTGATACTTTCCGCCCCTTTCACGCTGGTAAATGCTAAAACCCCCGCCGCTGCACACCAGACCGCCGCGCCAGAGAGCGCGAAATGGCTATCGGGTTCAACGCTGGGTGAAAAAACCGGTTTATCGGGTAATGTCACCGCACGGGATATCCACCTACCTGCCACCATCATTATCAGAGACCAGCAGGGCCAGAAGCGGCAAACACAGACCGATGATCAAGGAAAATATCATCTTGATATCTCGGGTCTGACACCGCCGTTACGTCTTTTAGCCATCGAGTCCGGCGGCAATAATTGCCTGCTGAATAATATCTCCCGTGCAATCTGCCTGTCCGCCGTCGCCCCTTCAATGCATGACGGTAAAGAAAATATCGCCAATATCAACCCGCTGACTGACCGCATCACCTCCGATATCGCGGTAGCCGCAGGCTACATTGGTCCACAGCAGCTCACGGACGATACGGCATCGCCAAAAATGGACGCCGCAGAATGGAAAAAAGCCTACGCCGATTTTCATGCCGGTTTTAATGACGCGCTAAAACAGGTTGGCATCAGTGCCCCCACACGTTTCGATCCCCTGACCTACTCTGCCGCTCAACAGGAAGCCGTCACCAAAATCGTCAGCGTCATTAACCATAACCGCAATTATCACAACGACACGGGCTACTCCGGCCATACCGTTTTGACTGACAGCGCATTCCATCCGATTGTCGGCCTGAATAATAAAGGCGATTATGAACCGTTAGATTATCGTTCTGCTCGCCAGAGTCTGGACGCAATCCAGAAAGCACAAACCCGCATTTTCATCGTCGGCGACTCAACTGCGGCAACCTATGAAAAAATGCGCTTCCCACGTATGGGATGGGGGCAGGTTTTTGAACAGCAGTTCAGTAAAAACAGCGGCGTCAAAGTGGTGAATGGCACACGTGCCGGACGTAGTTCACGCGACTATTTTTACGAAGGCTGGTTCCGCCAGATGCAGCCACTGATGAAGGAAGGCGATTTCCTGTTTATTCAAATGGGACATAACGATCAAAACTGCAACAGTGCAAAAGCGGTACGTGGCCCTGCTGACGTCGCTAACCTCTGTACTTACCCGAACGATGCGGCAGGGAAAAAACAGGCGCCACAGGGAAAAGCCGATATGTCATTCCAGACATCATTGGAGCGTTACATCACCTTTGCCCGCCAGCATAAACTCACACCGGTTCTGCTTACCCCAACCACCCGAGTAAAAACGGCTGAAGGCAAAAACGGCACGCCAGCGGTACACAGCCACTTCACCAAACAAAACGCGGAAAACGGTTATGCCTTTGTCGGCGATTACAGCCAGACCATCAAAGATACGGCAGCAGATAATAAGGTCGTGTTGCTGGACATTGAACCAGCCACTATCGCTCTAGCGAACCAGGGTAACAGCGATCATTGGAAACAGTATTGGCTGGTGATCGATCCCAAAAAATATCCTTACTATCGCGATCAGGCAGGTAGCCTGAGCAAACCAGATACCACCCATTTTCAGAAAAAAGGCGCTATCGCCGTAGCAGAGATTGTCGCTGACGCCATCCGACAAGAACCTGCGTTAGCGTCGCTGGCAGAAAAAACGGTCAGCAAACACAAGTAG
- the glrR gene encoding two-component system response regulator GlrR → MTARKTASLLLVDDDPSLLKLLGMRLTSEGFSVMTAESGQEALRLLTRETFDLVISDLRMDEMDGMALFSEIQRYQPGMPVIILTAHGSIPDAVAATQQGVFSFLTKPVDRDALYKAIDEALALSAPAGDESWRETIVTRSPIMLRLLEQARMVAQSDVSVLINGQSGTGKEVLAQAIHAASPRAKKAFIAINCGALPEPLLESELFGHAKGAFTGAVSSREGLFQAAEGGTLFLDEIGDMPLSLQVKLLRVLQERKVRPLGSNRDLDIDVRIISATHRDLPKAMARNEFREDLYYRLNVVNMKLPALHERAEDIPLLANHLLRESANRHKPFVRTFSTDAMKRLMTASWPGNVRQLVNVIEQCVALTSAPVISDALVEQALEGENTALPTFVEARHQFELNYLRKLLQIAKGNVTQAARMAGRNRTEFYKLLGRHELDANDFKD, encoded by the coding sequence ATGACAGCCCGAAAAACGGCGAGTTTATTGCTCGTGGATGATGACCCCAGTCTGCTGAAGCTATTGGGTATGCGCCTGACCAGCGAAGGATTTAGCGTGATGACAGCGGAGAGCGGCCAGGAAGCGCTGCGGTTGTTAACGCGTGAAACGTTCGATTTGGTGATCAGCGATCTTCGTATGGACGAGATGGATGGCATGGCGCTATTTTCCGAAATTCAGCGCTATCAGCCGGGGATGCCGGTAATCATTTTAACCGCTCACGGTTCTATTCCCGATGCCGTTGCCGCCACGCAGCAGGGAGTATTTAGTTTCCTGACGAAGCCTGTTGACCGTGATGCGCTTTACAAAGCGATAGATGAAGCACTGGCGCTATCCGCGCCAGCAGGTGATGAAAGCTGGCGTGAAACTATCGTGACGCGCAGCCCGATTATGTTACGCCTGCTGGAACAGGCCAGGATGGTTGCACAGTCGGATGTTAGCGTGTTGATTAATGGTCAGAGCGGAACCGGGAAAGAGGTGCTGGCTCAGGCCATTCATGCGGCAAGCCCGCGTGCGAAGAAAGCGTTTATTGCCATTAACTGCGGCGCGCTGCCGGAACCGCTGCTGGAATCTGAGTTGTTCGGTCATGCGAAAGGCGCTTTTACTGGTGCGGTGAGCAGCCGTGAGGGGCTTTTTCAGGCGGCGGAAGGCGGTACGCTGTTTTTAGATGAAATCGGCGATATGCCGCTGTCTCTGCAAGTTAAACTGTTACGCGTTCTGCAAGAGCGAAAAGTCCGCCCGCTGGGGAGCAACCGCGATCTGGATATCGACGTGCGGATTATTTCCGCCACGCACCGTGACTTGCCAAAGGCGATGGCGAGAAACGAATTCCGCGAGGATCTGTATTATCGGCTCAACGTGGTGAATATGAAGCTGCCTGCGCTACATGAGCGTGCCGAAGATATTCCTCTGCTGGCAAATCATCTGCTGCGTGAATCTGCTAACCGCCACAAGCCTTTTGTGCGCACCTTTTCAACCGATGCGATGAAGCGCTTGATGACGGCAAGCTGGCCGGGTAACGTGCGTCAACTGGTGAATGTCATTGAACAGTGTGTGGCGCTGACCAGCGCGCCAGTCATCAGCGACGCGCTGGTTGAACAGGCGCTGGAAGGTGAAAACACGGCGCTGCCAACCTTTGTTGAAGCGCGCCACCAGTTTGAACTTAACTATCTGCGAAAGTTATTACAGATCGCAAAAGGTAACGTGACGCAGGCTGCGCGAATGGCCGGGCGTAACCGAACGGAATTCTATAAACTGTTGGGCCGCCATGAATTGGATGCCAACGATTTTAAAGACTAG